AATAGTAGTgctataaataaatagaaatgtatatggtaataataacaataacaataataataattctggATAATAATATTCAAAAGGAGTGGAGGGAGGGACAGGGTTCACCAAGGCTAGGCTAGGCTAGGCTCTCCGGGGAGTGCTGCTGTGTTTGCGCCTCGGATTTTCGGCGGGAAGGGTCAAAATTGAAGAGGGTGTTGGGGATCTCCGAATTCAGGTCGGGTTTTGTTCGAAACCACTCTTGCTTGCAATCATTCCCTCTTTCTTCGGTTGTTTGGTTTGTCAAAAGAAACGGAAACGGCCAGTGAAGAGTGGTGAAAGATTTAAGTggccttcttctcctcctcctcatcctcctcctcctcctcctcctactacttattattattattattattattattattattattattattattttcttctcttctgtttttgcttttcttttccttctataTAGTTAGTTACCTGTTCTATTTGATGTTTCGAACTCGGAGATTATCTATGCATGCGAGTCTCTGCGTCTCAAATCTAGCACTATCAGAGCTTTACAGTTTTGAGTGCTCGATGATAAATAAAGTGATTTAGTATGCGAATGAAATTTTTCGCCTTGAATTTCTGGAGTAGTAAATAGAGCGCTAAATTGAACTGTTGAATTCGGTTGCCTTTGTAATAGTAATATCCCCTTCAAAAGTTTGGAAGTTCAAATTACATGCCATTACCGTGGCTTAACTTCTGATGATTGATTATACTTTCGCTCCTGTTGCTTAAACAGGAAAATTGTTTTGATCTTCTGTGGCCAAATTGTTATCATCTTGCTCAATCTTTCTGggcttatttaataaaatatgttaaCTTCTTGAGTTTAGTAGAAGAGATGGTTGAGTTCTATGCAAAGAGTCTTGAGGGAGTCTGTTTGATTCCTTGTATTTGTATACTTGGTGTGTTAAACAGTGTGTCAGAAGACAAGACTCTGGTGATACTTCTGGTTATTCTTAATTCTGCTTCAATTTTAAAGCATGGTTGTAAATCAGCGATTGGTACTACAAAAATAGATTCTAACCATACTCAagtagtgtagatcatgtttaactgtgccgatcgtcgaattggaagctccatcatcgaaaataaatcggtagcaATGGAGCCCACTTGCTACTGATAGTCTtctaactcaactatatatatatatatatattcctggAACTCATGATCCAAAACCAATCAGCTTATAATGCATTAGATTTTTCAGCAGAAAATTATAATCAAAGTTTATACTATTGATAACTTCTCAGGATGGAAGGTGCTAAGTCATATGCATGGCGCCGTGCTCTTATCTGGGTACTGATATTTTTGAAAGTGGAAGGTTATTTTGTGGATATCACATATGTCGAAGACGCTGTAGCAAAAGGGGCAGGTAAATAATCGTGCCAATATCCAAATGCTCATTCCAATTGAGTTGGTATCATTACTGGTATTTCCTTTTGTCTTTTAAAAATGTTAACCACATCAAATACTTTGGTGTGAACTGGGCTACTTGATTTGTTTCTTTTCTGGTTTATTTTCTAAGCTGTCTCTTCTGTTTTGCCCATAATCCACCttctttttgaataaaaatgcAGTTTGTTTGGATGGAAGCCCACCTGCATATCATCTGTCCCCAGGTTTTGGGTCAGGGGTGAACAATTGGTTGGTTCAGATTGAGGTCAGTATATCATATTGTACTATTTGGGTCAATCAAAGAGTGAACTTGTTTGTTTCTAATTGATATTTTGCAATCTCTTTCTTTGTAATAATTACTTTATCACATTTAGTTGGAATTTGTTTCCCTTCAAATCTCAGGGAGGAGGATGGTGCAACAATGTTACGACTTGCCTGGCGCGCAAGGTTACACGTTTAGGATCCTCTAAGCAAATGGTGAAGCAGCTGGCATTTTCTGGAATCCTAAGCAACACTCCTCCATTTAATCCAGGTTTGTCCTATGATAGCTATCTGTTCGTTACAAGAGGAACCGGCAAATTTCTTTCTGTTTCTGAATTCCTTTTGGTAGCAATATGTTCCTTTTGTGATTCCAGATATTGTGACTAATGGGCTTGCCTTAGCTAGTTGTTATAGCCTTTAAGGACATGTATAACTCCCTCTTAACCACAGCATTTAACATATCATAGAATGCCGTGTGCTTGATTACATGAGCAGGTCAAAGAAAAACTTTATTAATTCGATTTTCTCCCACACGTGACTTGAAGCTTTTAACACCTAATAAAAAGTGAAGAAACTTGAGATTATGTAGTAGTATGAGTTCTAAACTGATATGCACATTGTTCTGTATTCTTTCTTGTGTTGGCTGGACTGCCATTCCCAGATTTCTATAATTGGAATAAGGTCAAGGTTCGTTATTGTGATGGTTCATCATTTACTGGTGACGTAGAAAGAGTAGATCCTGTGAGTCTCACGTACCTTGATTTCTcatctctttttatttatttattttttcctgtTGCGACTTCGCAATAGTCTAGTCATTATTAGGTACAACATCAGAAATATTCATAGATTAACTTTTGCTTTTGTATGGGCATATAAGTAGGTAACCAATCTTCACTACAGAGGAGCAAGGGTGTGGCTTGCTATTATGGAGGATCTGCTTGCCCGAGGAATGGACAAGGCTGAGAATGTGTGCTTCCTGTGAATCCTAACTTTCCcttttaaaaaagagaagaaaattacAAGAGTAGTCTTTAGAAACTTTAAATTCTCGCAGGCTCTTCTTTCTGGGTGTTCAGCTGGTGGGTTGACATCCTTACTTCACTGTGATAACTTTCGTGCACTTTTACCAACGGGTGCCAATGTAAAATGCCTCTCTGATGCCGGTTATTTTATTAATGTGTAAGAtcctttttaatctttttcctTCTTAGTCAGAAGTTCTTTTTCTATGTATAAGATTCCTCAAATCCACAGAGTAGGCTTGTTGATCATATCTATCTACAAGCTTACCATCTCAAGTTGCTTATGACTCTATTTTCTTATCTCTTCTTAACGACAGGAAGGATATTACTGGAACAGCTCACATTGCTGCATTCTTTGATGATGTGGTGACAACACATGTATGCCATAGATTGATTTTGAATTCCGATGAAAAGTTTACAGGGGATTTGCAATTTGTAGCCAATGTACTTGATTCAACTCTATTTATTTCTGATGTTTGTCCATTGCTTATTCGTTTCATGACCTGTAGGGCTCGGCAAAGAATTTGCCATCTTTTTGCACTTCAAGAATGGCTCCGGGCTTGGTAAGTACATTTGTACATCAAACATGAACTTCTTACTTTAGAGAAACCATGCTGTCTTGTCAGCACATTTTTCTGCAATTGCAGTGTCTTTTTCCCCAGTACTTGGTGCAGCAGATACAAACGCCACTCTTTATATTAAATGCGGCATATGATTCATGGCAGGTTAGCTTCTTATCATTGATGCTAATGTATTTATAACAAGAATGTAGAGAGAATGAACTTAACAAAATATCTTTGTTAACTCAATTTTTCGGATAATTTATTTACTTCTTTGAAATGGTGATTGAGCTTTTTATCTTGCCGTTTGTAGTAGGAGAGACTCATTTTTCTGTAGATGGTTAATGTAAAATTTCTTcagatactttattttttttgtcatgtATTCATATAGTGAGAAGTGCGTACGTAACTACTATAGGTGCTTCTCCATTTTAGATAAAGAATATTTTGGCACCGGGTGTTGCTGATCCCCATGGTACTTGGCATGACTGTAAGCTTGATATAAAACAGTGCTCTTCATCTCAACTTCAAATCATGCAAGGTTAGTGCTCTCCGATACAGCCAGTTGCTCTAATTGTTATGCTGTAGGAACTTGTAGTGAGGTGGAGCTGTTAAGCATTAGAATAGTGTTTGAAATTCTGTGTGATGGCTTAGCAAATGTTCATACTGTTTTAACTTCTTAGCTGGCATGGAGACCAAGGGAATTCTGATTGGTTCAGCAAATCTCTGTACTATTTTTAATTTGGTGTAACAGGTTTCAGAACGGAATTTCTGGACGTGTTGGCTGAACTTGGAAGCTCTTCATCTAGAGGGATGTTTATAAACTCCTGTTATGCCCATTGCCAATCAGAGATGCAGGAGACGTGGCTCGCATCCGATTCTCCCATGCTTCAAAATACTGTAAGGCTTTCAACTTCAAACTATCAAACCATAAAGCAACTCCAAACCATAAAACACCAGCCTAGATCCTGCTTTTCTTCTGGTCTTCAAGCATGCAAAAAAGACTTCAGACCTCTCAGAATACTTTTAACTCTTTCCTTCGATGATGCTCTGATGCCCTATGTACCTTCCCTTTCTGTTCcactcttctttctttcttcttctttcttactCCTTTTTTCAACCTTTTGCCGCTCTCTTGGAGGCCCAAGCTGCCTCCAACTTGTATGTTCAGTTCATTtgacctaatgaatgaagcaggtagtttgctacctattttctcaaaaaaaactcTTTCCTTCGATGCTTAAAGTCCCCCcccccttctttttttattttcctttttttcccgtGCAGACAATTGGAAAGgctgttttttattttcctttttttcccgtGCAGACAATTGGAAAGGCTGTAGGAGACTGGTTTTACGGTCGCAGTGCCTTTCAGAAGATCGACTGCCCTTACCCATGTGACTCCACTTGCCATAACCGCATATTTGAGGACTACTCGGCCGCATAGCAATTACAGTACCCTTGCCTCTTATTCTCATTCATTATATTGTATCTGTTCGAATAATTTATGCTCAAAATTGAGCAATTGCTAAAGAATAATCTCTTCAAGAATAACAAAATGTATAAGAATTTGACTTCACGGGTACTTTCAATCAAAGTTCTTTTATTTGTCCGGCAGATCTGCATGAGATTAAATTCTTTATTTCTGGGGTGTTAAGGACACCATTTGATATCTAAAGAGAAACTTTGGTGAAATAAAGCGATGATATTCAGATTAAGCTAATCTTTATAGAAAATATCATATTCACAATATTTactaccaccaccaccccccGTAGAAGTATATATCTAGTACATGAGGAAGAATTTAGATGATTTTCCCTGACAAAACCTTAGGCACCACTATGCCTGCGTACGTAGCTACCTCAAATGGATCGCTACCGGTCTAACAAGTCAATCAGCTGAGcccaaacaataaaataaaagattgttAAGATTCAGATTTGGTAGGGGTGCGGCGCCAGGCCCATGCAGCAGTGCGACGCATGGGCGACGCGCGAGGGCCCCGGCAGCAAGCTACCGTGGGTTGAGCCCTCCGCcacataataaaaattaatttaatatcgaGGTGGGCGCATGGCCCACGTATCAGATATTAAACTGAAAAGAACAGATACTACACTTGATCTTAGCCAAAAGGCCGAAAAAGGTATGCTTTGCTGCATGGGCCTCGGTCCGCCCTTAATTCCCACCGCCCGATGATAGCGGTTCACCGCTTTCGATGTGGGACTTTTCCTTTCTCTGCTGTTGCCTGTTGCCTGTTGGCATAGACGGGAACTAAAAGAAGACGAGAAGAAGGGAGGCGGTGAGAAGATGAGACCCGAGCTCAAACTGCGTCGATCCGACATCCTCCTCTTCGAACGGGTCCGTTTGCCCCTGTGCTGGTTCTTCTATGAGTATGACTGCCTCCGGTCTCCAGTCTCCACCGCCTTGCTAGGGTTTTACTTGCAATTTCCCAACCGCACCCAAAACCCAAACTAGTGACCTAAAGTAGTCCTCCACCATTTCATTTCTCTTCGATcgctccttctccttctccttctctccgaGATGGCGGCGTCGGGCATGACCGGGCAGGGCTCGAGCTTGAAGAGGCGGGAGtcgacggcggcgacgagggaGGGGGATCAGCTCATTATCACCCCGCTGGGGGCCGGCAGTGAAGTGGGCCGCTCCTGCGTCTACATGTCCTACAAGGGGAAGATCGTCTTggtgggttgggttgggttgggttgggttgggttgtgTTGCATTCTCGTTTGAGGGAGGTTTACGAACTAACTGAGTATTTCTTTCGGATTCTGATTCTGGTTTACAGTTCGATTGTGGGATACATCCGGCGTACTCCGGCATGGCCGCCCTGCCTTACTTCGATGAGATTGATCCTTCAACCATAGATGTGCTTCTCGTTACTCAGTATGCCTTGCTTTCTCTTTGCTCTGTCTTTCATTTCATCCCATAAGTACCCAAACTATATGTacacattattatttttcttattctttaaaaatttccTCTTATGCTTTTATCGCCTCTTATTTTCGGGATATCCTCGTGAAATCAAATGTAAACAGACTCTAATATGATAGCCATGTAATTGATTTGCAGCTTTCACCTTGATCATGCTGCGTCATTGCCATACTTCTTAGAGAAGGTATGCTTCGTTTTCTCTCACGTTGATCTAACTATCATACTTCTTGAACCTTGTAATCCTAATAGACAATCTGATTCTCAGACCACTTTCAAAGGGAGAGTTTTTATGACTCATGCAACAAAGGCCATTTACAAGCTGCTTCTGTCGGATTATGTCAAAGTGAGCAAAGTTTCTGTTGAGGATATGCTATATGATGAGCAAGACATTCTCCGCTCAATGGATAAGATAGAGGTACGTTAGTTGCCGTTAGTTGGTTTTGAGGTAGTTTATGCTGATCCTATGCAATGCATAGATTCTGGAGGGTGATTTGATTGTTAAGTTTGAAGGGCGTGAATATGCCATCAACATGTTATTTGAGTGACATTTAGGACAAATTCTTTCGGGTTGGTTGTAAATTTATTGGATAGATGTAGGCATAGCAGAAAATTTGTGCATAAGATACTCCGCATCTCTGGTTTTTCGACTGTGAAATGAAAATGGCTTcatgataatttttaatctacCTTGCGTGCTAAAAACATAATTATCACATGAGTATCCTTGGCTTTTATCagaatgtacaaatttatatgaGTGAGGAAAGTTTTCAGTGCACCAGTTTATCATGCGGCTTCTACAAtgagccattaaaaattgttagtACATAAGACAAAGCTCGTCAAccatatgttttctttttacaCTCATTGCTTTTCGAAATAACTAAGTACCTGTATTCTTTCCTCCATTCATCCAATCAGGGGGGAACTTTTGTAATATGACTGCCAAGTGGTTTCAGCATTACACGACGTCTTCTCAGTACTGTGTACTGCTCCCACTTTGATAAAAATATTGGTCTGTGAgttttcttttgatttgatataaCAGCTGCAGATAGGTGATCTTCTGTGGTACTGGTCTGATATGACTGGAGGGAGTTCGTAGGGGGGTTTATAGGGTCAGTGATAAAATAGAAGAGTTTTGAGTCGACAAAATGTTAGATGCCCAGTCTCTTGTGTTTTAATTCTCATTTCCTTTCTCGGAATAGATTAAATTAGTCATTTCTACTCTTATGTGAGCATTAGTTTTTCCGCAGTTTGTGTTGGACATCCAAGTGGTCTGCTGTCTGCAAGGCCTGCCC
This genomic window from Ananas comosus cultivar F153 linkage group 3, ASM154086v1, whole genome shotgun sequence contains:
- the LOC109707476 gene encoding pectin acetylesterase 8-like, whose product is MEGAKSYAWRRALIWVLIFLKVEGYFVDITYVEDAVAKGAVCLDGSPPAYHLSPGFGSGVNNWLVQIEGGGWCNNVTTCLARKVTRLGSSKQMVKQLAFSGILSNTPPFNPDFYNWNKVKVRYCDGSSFTGDVERVDPVTNLHYRGARVWLAIMEDLLARGMDKAENALLSGCSAGGLTSLLHCDNFRALLPTGANVKCLSDAGYFINVKDITGTAHIAAFFDDVVTTHGSAKNLPSFCTSRMAPGLCLFPQYLVQQIQTPLFILNAAYDSWQIKNILAPGVADPHGTWHDCKLDIKQCSSSQLQIMQGFRTEFLDVLAELGSSSSRGMFINSCYAHCQSEMQETWLASDSPMLQNTTIGKAVGDWFYGRSAFQKIDCPYPCDSTCHNRIFEDYSAA